A single region of the Acidobacteriota bacterium genome encodes:
- a CDS encoding prolyl oligopeptidase family serine peptidase: MPTSSSATVSLMDGPVVLGNGIAGETLPIPTADPTGFHQAISEPDAMPATEILGSLFLPPGTGPWPVVIVVPGSLGVAPSHVAKADLLTEAGSACCVIDPFGTRGVTSTVANQAQYSFAASAWDVLAAAAVLARRDDIDAARIGAQGHSRGGSAVLSAACLAPLVDPERTSVLAAVYAAYPWSGFQFLRPDVGRTVVRSVIGDLDEWCLPLQVQAHMHAMTLCGCDASFRLFPDTHHSFDRDTPVELVPDASVSPGAPTIYVREDGALVHPVTGKADPGFTERDAMIYQVKSPYGRRGARIGTAGDQARAFHEDMMTFWTATLR, encoded by the coding sequence GTGCCAACAAGCAGCAGCGCGACGGTCAGCCTGATGGACGGACCGGTGGTTCTCGGGAACGGCATCGCCGGCGAGACGCTCCCCATCCCCACCGCCGATCCCACGGGTTTCCACCAGGCGATCTCCGAGCCGGACGCCATGCCGGCGACGGAGATCCTCGGCAGTCTGTTCCTGCCGCCCGGAACGGGGCCGTGGCCTGTCGTGATCGTCGTCCCGGGAAGCCTGGGGGTCGCGCCGTCGCACGTCGCCAAGGCGGACCTGCTGACGGAAGCGGGTAGCGCCTGCTGTGTGATCGACCCCTTCGGCACGCGCGGCGTGACGTCCACCGTCGCCAACCAGGCGCAGTACTCGTTCGCCGCCAGCGCGTGGGACGTGCTCGCGGCCGCCGCGGTGCTGGCCCGGCGAGACGACATCGACGCCGCGCGGATCGGCGCCCAGGGTCATAGCCGCGGCGGATCGGCGGTGCTGTCCGCGGCCTGCCTGGCGCCCCTGGTCGACCCGGAACGGACTTCCGTACTCGCCGCCGTCTACGCCGCCTACCCGTGGTCGGGCTTCCAGTTCCTGAGACCGGACGTCGGCCGTACCGTCGTGCGCTCCGTCATCGGCGATCTGGACGAGTGGTGCCTGCCGCTCCAGGTCCAGGCCCACATGCACGCGATGACCCTCTGCGGATGCGACGCCAGCTTCCGGCTCTTCCCCGACACGCACCACAGCTTCGACCGCGACACGCCGGTCGAACTGGTTCCCGACGCATCCGTAAGTCCGGGGGCTCCGACGATCTATGTCCGCGAAGACGGCGCCCTCGTGCATCCGGTGACCGGCAAGGCCGACCCGGGCTTCACCGAACGCGACGCGATGATCTACCAGGTGAAGTCGCCCTACGGCCGCAGGGGTGCCCGAATCGGCACCGCCGGCGACCAGGCGCGGGCGTTCCACGAGGACATGATGACGTTCTGGACCGCCACGCTCCGCTAG
- a CDS encoding efflux RND transporter permease subunit — translation MTSNDGSHGERPGPLAYMASNGIAANLLMMGIVAAGLVALTGLEREAWPITPFYHVEISMAYPGATPEEIEESIVVKIEDQVSGLDDVKAVKSLAAPGIASVRVQMDSGTDMNRALDDMESAVNRIHSFPAGAERPTFREMDNRFSMIRLIVHGDISERSLKELAHRVEDDLTTLPSVSQVEVSGVRDYEISIEVPLHRLSALGLTLTDVAGAIRRSSLDLSAGSINTRESQVRVRTLGQNYNQQDFEEIVLLSGRDGTLVRLGDIAEVRDGFEEADLIVRYQNRPAAFVEVYRAGGEQVMDVATTVREHLANEVIPALPEGVGITIWNDESQAYEERADLLLKNGILGLLLVMVALSLFLQVRLALWVAVGLVVSGVGALAVMMALDVAINTISLFSFVLAIGIVVDDAIVVAEHIQSERNRGTPGLAAAIRGVRRIKAPLTFAVLTSAVAFVPLLFIPGGIGDVWQALPIIIIAMLLISLVESLFVLPNHLSHLPGPEWVPGNAFDRFFSGLQSRVDVQLQRFVQGPLDRALRFATNRPGVTMSGAVGMLVLSISLVPAGIVPTTLADDVEGDFATVGLEMPDGTTAPRTYEVARELEAAGRRAIERLSSSRPGDAPPLLTGVTVTVGMGSRVEGGLNPQPTVNPQANIATIEFKLLGAQQRRISTGDVVQAWREEVGVLPHVRGLTFSGEIFTLGNPVEAVLSHPDPERLARIADSVVDGLRGVGGVYDIRSDHAPGIPEVRLELRPEGRTLGLTVQELAGQARAAFFGAEAVRVQRGREEVQVLVRLPTEQRSSLTDIEGYLLRTPGGDEVPIMSVASLGMGVSPSALRRRDGQRVVTVTADVDASVISGNEANEILANSILADLTAAHPDLTYTFGGEQQQQLESIDALYRGFAVALIMIFALLAIPLRSYTRPFIIMAVIPFGFIGVILGHWILGVALSAVSFMGIFGLSGVVVNDSLVMIDFIDQKLREGNPLRTAIIEGAKGRFRPIMLTSLTTFLGFTPLILERAIQAQFLIPFAASLGCGILFLTAILMMVVPALCTLHPRFAPTRHPSLAGAGQGGRLRQRDSR, via the coding sequence GTGACTTCCAACGACGGCAGCCACGGCGAACGGCCCGGTCCCCTCGCCTACATGGCGAGCAATGGCATCGCGGCCAATCTCCTGATGATGGGCATCGTTGCGGCCGGACTCGTGGCCCTGACCGGTCTCGAGCGGGAAGCCTGGCCTATCACGCCCTTCTACCACGTCGAAATCTCGATGGCCTATCCCGGCGCGACGCCGGAGGAGATCGAGGAGTCGATCGTCGTCAAGATCGAGGACCAGGTCAGCGGGCTCGATGACGTGAAGGCGGTCAAGTCCCTGGCGGCTCCGGGCATCGCCTCCGTGCGGGTCCAGATGGACTCCGGTACGGACATGAATCGGGCCCTGGACGATATGGAGTCCGCCGTCAATCGCATCCATTCCTTCCCGGCCGGCGCCGAACGACCCACTTTCCGGGAGATGGACAACCGCTTCAGCATGATTCGGCTCATCGTCCACGGCGACATCTCCGAGCGCTCGCTGAAGGAACTGGCGCATCGGGTAGAGGACGACCTGACGACCCTGCCCTCCGTCTCCCAGGTCGAGGTCAGCGGGGTCCGGGACTACGAGATCTCCATCGAGGTGCCGCTTCACCGGCTGAGTGCGCTGGGACTGACGCTGACCGACGTTGCCGGCGCGATCCGCCGCAGTTCGCTCGACCTGTCGGCCGGCAGCATCAATACCCGGGAATCCCAGGTTCGAGTGCGGACCCTCGGGCAGAACTACAACCAGCAGGACTTCGAGGAGATCGTCCTTCTCAGCGGCCGCGACGGCACGCTCGTGCGCCTCGGCGACATCGCCGAGGTCCGCGACGGGTTCGAAGAGGCAGACCTGATTGTCCGCTACCAGAACCGGCCCGCCGCCTTCGTGGAGGTTTATCGGGCTGGTGGCGAGCAGGTGATGGATGTGGCCACGACGGTCCGCGAGCACCTGGCGAACGAGGTGATCCCGGCTTTGCCGGAAGGTGTGGGAATCACCATCTGGAACGACGAATCCCAAGCCTACGAGGAACGCGCCGATCTTCTTCTGAAGAATGGAATTCTGGGTCTGTTGCTGGTGATGGTCGCACTTAGCCTGTTTCTCCAGGTTCGGCTTGCCCTATGGGTTGCCGTGGGCCTCGTCGTTTCGGGTGTCGGCGCCCTCGCCGTCATGATGGCGCTCGACGTGGCGATCAATACGATCAGCCTCTTCTCCTTCGTCCTCGCCATCGGGATCGTCGTAGACGACGCCATCGTGGTGGCCGAGCACATTCAGTCCGAACGCAATCGGGGAACCCCCGGGCTGGCGGCCGCCATACGCGGGGTCCGGCGGATCAAGGCGCCGTTGACGTTCGCGGTCCTGACTTCGGCGGTGGCCTTCGTTCCGTTGCTGTTCATCCCGGGGGGCATCGGTGACGTATGGCAGGCCCTGCCGATCATCATCATCGCCATGCTGCTGATTTCGCTGGTGGAATCGCTGTTCGTCCTGCCTAACCACCTGTCCCACCTGCCTGGTCCGGAGTGGGTGCCGGGCAATGCCTTCGACCGCTTCTTCTCGGGACTCCAGAGTCGCGTCGACGTCCAGTTGCAGCGGTTCGTGCAGGGGCCCCTGGACCGGGCCCTGCGGTTTGCCACGAACCGGCCCGGGGTGACGATGTCGGGGGCCGTTGGAATGCTCGTGCTGAGCATCTCCCTGGTGCCCGCGGGGATCGTCCCCACCACGCTGGCCGACGACGTGGAGGGTGATTTCGCGACGGTCGGGCTGGAGATGCCCGATGGGACCACCGCTCCGAGAACGTACGAAGTGGCGCGGGAGCTGGAGGCCGCGGGCCGCCGGGCCATCGAACGACTTTCGAGCAGCCGGCCTGGGGACGCGCCACCGCTGCTGACTGGCGTCACGGTGACCGTCGGAATGGGATCGAGAGTCGAGGGCGGACTGAACCCGCAGCCCACCGTCAATCCACAGGCCAACATCGCCACCATCGAGTTCAAACTCCTCGGCGCGCAGCAGAGACGGATCTCCACCGGAGACGTCGTGCAGGCGTGGCGGGAAGAGGTGGGTGTGCTGCCCCACGTGCGCGGCCTCACCTTCAGCGGCGAGATCTTCACCCTGGGGAACCCGGTCGAGGCCGTACTGTCCCATCCGGACCCGGAGCGCCTCGCCCGGATCGCCGACTCGGTGGTCGACGGACTCCGCGGCGTGGGAGGTGTCTACGACATACGGTCGGATCACGCCCCGGGCATCCCGGAAGTTCGGCTGGAGTTACGGCCCGAAGGGCGGACCCTCGGTCTCACCGTGCAGGAGTTGGCCGGACAGGCGAGAGCCGCGTTCTTCGGCGCGGAGGCCGTCCGGGTGCAGCGCGGTCGGGAAGAGGTACAAGTTCTTGTCCGGCTGCCCACGGAACAGCGAAGTTCGCTGACCGATATCGAGGGCTACCTGCTCCGGACGCCGGGCGGGGACGAGGTGCCGATCATGAGTGTGGCCTCGCTGGGCATGGGCGTCTCGCCGTCGGCCCTCCGGCGCCGGGACGGCCAGCGCGTCGTCACCGTCACCGCCGACGTGGACGCCTCGGTGATCTCCGGCAACGAAGCCAACGAGATCCTGGCCAACTCGATCCTCGCGGACCTGACCGCGGCGCATCCGGACCTGACCTACACGTTCGGAGGCGAACAGCAGCAACAACTGGAGTCGATCGACGCGCTGTACCGGGGGTTCGCGGTCGCCCTGATCATGATCTTCGCGCTCCTCGCCATTCCCCTCCGTTCATACACCAGGCCGTTCATCATCATGGCCGTGATCCCCTTCGGGTTCATCGGCGTGATCCTGGGCCACTGGATCCTGGGAGTAGCCCTGAGCGCCGTGTCTTTCATGGGGATCTTCGGTCTAAGCGGGGTCGTCGTGAATGATTCCCTGGTCATGATCGACTTCATCGATCAGAAACTCCGGGAAGGCAACCCGCTGAGAACCGCGATAATCGAAGGCGCCAAGGGGCGCTTTCGTCCGATCATGCTCACTTCCCTGACCACGTTCCTGGGCTTCACGCCGCTGATCCTGGAGCGCGCCATTCAGGCCCAGTTCCTGATTCCGTTTGCCGCGTCCCTCGGTTGCGGCATTCTCTTTCTCACGGCCATCCTCATGATGGTCGTTCCGGCGCTATGTACGTTGCATCCGCGCTTCGCGCCGACGCGGCATCCTTCACTTGCGGGCGCCGGACAGGGCGGCCGGCTGCGGCAACGCGATAGCCGATGA
- a CDS encoding class I SAM-dependent methyltransferase: MRAPDRAAGCGNAIADERALMRLGRLSKALRDAHAGLGVAHRVRRFNGWLDRAAPETPGAGAYDHTETVRDYYELCNGFMVFGWGESLHFAPLTPDESLEESKVRHQRAMISRLELQQGMKVVDVGCGIGGPMRRVVREAGVRVVGININEIQLAEAKRLNAEAGLEQMADFRKCSFEDMSAIEADSFDGGYAIESTCHAQNKQRAFAEIFRVLKPGAMFWGQEMCLTDRFDPRNGRHRTIKRNLMQGIALHDIATFGEVNDALERAGFQVIEGSDWDVREGPSTPWYQPMESRHGTLGNAVRRLPWGRKAFIAGSKLAEVLRLLPNGSAEVVRLLDRTAEAYVAGGKTGVFTPLYCFLARKPLRT; encoded by the coding sequence TTGCGGGCGCCGGACAGGGCGGCCGGCTGCGGCAACGCGATAGCCGATGAACGCGCGCTAATGCGACTGGGAAGACTGTCGAAAGCGCTGAGAGATGCGCACGCGGGATTGGGCGTCGCGCATCGGGTCCGTCGCTTCAACGGCTGGCTTGACCGCGCTGCACCGGAGACTCCGGGCGCGGGCGCCTACGACCACACGGAAACGGTAAGGGACTACTACGAGCTTTGCAATGGCTTCATGGTGTTTGGCTGGGGCGAATCCCTGCACTTTGCGCCCCTCACGCCTGACGAAAGCCTGGAGGAGTCCAAGGTCCGGCACCAGCGGGCCATGATCTCCAGGTTGGAGTTGCAACAGGGCATGAAGGTGGTCGACGTCGGTTGCGGAATCGGCGGCCCCATGCGCCGCGTCGTCCGTGAAGCAGGCGTCAGGGTCGTGGGAATCAACATCAATGAGATCCAGCTGGCGGAAGCGAAGAGGTTGAACGCCGAGGCGGGGCTGGAGCAAATGGCCGACTTCAGGAAGTGCAGCTTCGAGGACATGAGCGCCATCGAGGCCGACAGCTTCGACGGGGGTTACGCCATAGAGTCAACGTGCCACGCGCAGAACAAGCAACGCGCTTTCGCGGAGATATTCCGCGTGCTGAAGCCGGGCGCCATGTTCTGGGGTCAGGAAATGTGCCTCACGGACCGGTTCGATCCGCGGAACGGCCGGCACCGGACCATCAAGCGGAACCTCATGCAAGGTATTGCGCTCCACGATATCGCCACGTTCGGGGAAGTGAATGACGCTCTCGAAAGGGCGGGATTCCAGGTCATCGAGGGGAGCGATTGGGACGTCCGGGAAGGACCCTCCACGCCCTGGTATCAGCCCATGGAGAGTCGCCACGGGACGTTGGGGAACGCGGTGCGCAGGCTTCCCTGGGGCCGCAAGGCGTTCATCGCGGGGTCGAAGTTGGCCGAGGTACTGCGGCTCCTTCCGAACGGCTCGGCGGAGGTGGTTCGGCTCCTTGATCGAACCGCGGAGGCTTACGTCGCGGGCGGCAAGACCGGCGTCTTCACGCCGCTGTACTGTTTCCTGGCCCGCAAACCCCTTCGGACCTGA
- a CDS encoding cytochrome P450, protein MTPTPVTSASQGLTLTDELILMLLNEENGYFHQVPGWHLHCAVAGAVLAELSLQSRIDTDPEALYLVDATETGDPALDPILGELAQAPDQRTARYWIERLAPQAEAVIDLTLDRLVERNILQHHDGDFWTLPRTGWQADAHGQSEEGTVSQFIRDRIADVIFNDEIPDPRDIIVLSIVNACDVLRFIFQIDEEVEDRIELVCKMDLIGRSIAEAVAQNIAEPIRRHSALTKKMPSIPFRKLLRNPYARNGNVPALFASLAQEFGPVFELRPPIGERMICLAGTEVNQWVNKRGRTYLRTKDYFNDFEKIYGASGVLPSLDGADHFRLRKAMSPGFSRGRLAGQLDQLYGYIRTYLANWEVGDLIPARSCRLLINAHLSPLFVGVDSQDLIDDLVSYKERALAVHIMRALPKMMMKTPGMKRKARTVDRLLERIQTSHTPAQRIDQPRDLADDWLGLHASDPQFVPETMLRFQLSAALVASVYVGDAISFALYGMATQPDLREQIRAEADALFENGDPDGQAINPSTIDVTHRFLMETLRMYPVVPMAIRNVMNACVIEGYEIPVGSRLFIASTAPHYMEEVFPDPHSFDIDRYLPDRAEHRSPGYAPYGLGTHRCLGFRQTELQLAVNVLMIARHFRFEVVPKDYRLQFSPIPNMKPRAKLKFRIVEQLRELPA, encoded by the coding sequence ATGACTCCCACCCCCGTAACTTCGGCGAGCCAGGGGCTGACTCTCACGGACGAGTTGATCCTGATGCTCCTCAACGAGGAGAACGGCTACTTCCATCAGGTCCCCGGATGGCACTTGCACTGCGCCGTTGCCGGCGCCGTCCTTGCCGAGCTCTCCCTGCAGTCGCGCATCGACACGGACCCGGAAGCTCTCTATCTCGTCGACGCGACGGAGACCGGGGACCCGGCTCTCGATCCGATTCTCGGGGAGCTGGCCCAGGCGCCGGACCAGCGGACGGCCCGCTACTGGATCGAACGGCTCGCGCCACAGGCCGAAGCCGTTATCGACCTCACCCTCGACCGCCTGGTGGAGCGGAACATCCTCCAGCACCACGACGGCGACTTCTGGACCCTTCCGCGAACCGGCTGGCAGGCGGACGCGCACGGCCAATCCGAAGAAGGCACGGTGAGCCAGTTCATTCGGGACCGGATCGCCGACGTCATCTTCAACGACGAAATCCCCGATCCGCGAGACATCATCGTTCTCTCCATCGTCAACGCCTGCGACGTTCTGCGCTTCATCTTCCAGATCGACGAAGAGGTCGAGGACCGGATCGAGCTGGTCTGCAAGATGGACCTGATCGGGCGTTCCATTGCCGAAGCGGTCGCCCAGAACATCGCGGAGCCAATCCGCCGGCACTCCGCTCTGACGAAGAAGATGCCGAGCATCCCATTCCGGAAGCTGCTGCGCAACCCGTACGCCCGCAACGGCAACGTTCCCGCCCTCTTCGCCAGTCTTGCCCAGGAGTTCGGGCCTGTCTTCGAGCTCCGCCCACCCATCGGCGAGCGCATGATCTGCCTGGCGGGAACCGAGGTGAATCAGTGGGTCAACAAGCGCGGGCGCACGTACCTGAGAACGAAGGACTACTTCAACGACTTCGAGAAGATCTACGGCGCGTCCGGTGTCCTGCCTTCCCTGGACGGCGCGGATCATTTCCGACTCCGCAAGGCCATGTCGCCCGGATTCTCCCGCGGCAGGCTCGCCGGACAACTCGATCAACTCTACGGCTATATCCGAACGTATCTTGCGAACTGGGAGGTTGGTGATCTCATACCGGCCCGGTCGTGCCGTCTCCTGATCAACGCACACCTCTCCCCCCTCTTCGTCGGAGTGGATTCGCAGGACCTCATCGACGACCTCGTCTCCTACAAGGAGCGCGCCCTGGCCGTTCACATCATGCGGGCCCTGCCCAAGATGATGATGAAGACGCCCGGCATGAAGCGCAAGGCCAGGACCGTCGACAGGCTCCTGGAACGCATCCAGACTTCACATACTCCGGCCCAGCGGATCGACCAGCCGCGAGATCTGGCGGACGACTGGCTCGGGCTCCACGCGAGCGACCCACAATTCGTGCCGGAGACCATGTTGCGCTTCCAGCTCTCCGCGGCGCTGGTTGCCAGCGTCTACGTGGGCGACGCGATCAGCTTCGCGCTCTACGGCATGGCGACGCAGCCGGACCTTCGGGAGCAGATCCGCGCCGAAGCCGACGCACTCTTCGAGAACGGCGATCCGGACGGTCAGGCGATCAACCCCTCCACGATTGACGTCACGCACCGGTTCCTCATGGAAACGCTCAGGATGTACCCGGTCGTCCCCATGGCGATCCGGAACGTGATGAACGCGTGCGTGATCGAAGGCTACGAGATCCCGGTCGGTTCAAGGCTCTTCATCGCTTCCACCGCGCCGCACTACATGGAGGAGGTCTTCCCGGATCCTCACTCCTTCGACATCGACCGCTACCTGCCGGATCGGGCGGAGCACCGCAGCCCCGGTTACGCGCCCTACGGCCTGGGCACCCATAGGTGTCTCGGCTTCCGGCAGACGGAGCTGCAACTGGCTGTCAACGTCCTGATGATCGCCCGGCACTTCAGATTCGAAGTCGTTCCCAAGGACTACCGGCTTCAGTTCAGTCCCATCCCCAACATGAAGCCTCGCGCGAAGCTGAAGTTCCGGATCGTCGAACAACTTCGGGAACTACCCGCCTGA
- a CDS encoding FAD-dependent oxidoreductase gives MARRIAIVGGGMSGLGAAWALSQSPDRFDFLLYEAQDRLGGNAVTADMPQDDGSSIPFDISVTACIPSVYDHVVLLLEQFGIELLETRFSYSVRYGDGVYAHDFDSDIRRDLQDEIEKFQRVLKRIKRLAFLTRARSRVLNALNPYNYISMGTVLNLYGLSGDFRYKVLKPMFVNFLMATNVFDMPAALFARYLEFFDIERATPMRTWDQGTRRIYEALSAGFRDRVCLGRPVRKVYRQSNGVVVEDQDGVRETFDDVIFACNANQTLMMLDRPTMVERYLLSSIRYESELHNHTIVHSDSSVLPDNEVRPLETRSNHIEQYGVRPDNYEITYIMHNQQPWAHGSDKPCLVTYNPISKIDESKIVHRQWFQHVVHDVRHIALLVPLFQFIQGRRRAWHCGAHTLVNSQETCFVTGLAAARQLGADYPFDDPGARRAFNHYGRILHGWRFRKARA, from the coding sequence GTGGCGCGACGCATTGCCATCGTCGGCGGAGGCATGTCCGGCCTCGGCGCGGCCTGGGCTCTCAGCCAGAGTCCCGACCGCTTCGACTTCCTCCTGTACGAGGCGCAGGACCGGCTCGGCGGTAACGCGGTGACCGCCGACATGCCGCAGGACGACGGCAGCTCCATCCCGTTCGACATCTCCGTCACGGCGTGCATTCCTTCGGTCTACGACCACGTCGTACTGCTTCTCGAGCAGTTCGGCATCGAACTGCTCGAAACCCGTTTCAGCTACAGCGTCCGGTATGGCGACGGCGTCTATGCCCACGACTTCGATTCGGACATACGACGGGACCTTCAGGACGAGATCGAGAAGTTCCAGCGCGTCCTGAAGAGAATCAAGCGACTCGCCTTTCTGACCAGAGCGCGGTCCAGAGTGCTGAACGCCCTCAACCCTTACAACTACATCAGCATGGGCACGGTGCTGAATCTGTACGGTCTGTCCGGCGACTTCCGGTACAAGGTCCTGAAGCCGATGTTCGTCAACTTCCTGATGGCGACGAACGTGTTCGACATGCCGGCCGCGCTGTTCGCCCGCTATCTCGAGTTCTTCGACATCGAGCGCGCCACGCCCATGAGGACCTGGGACCAGGGGACCCGGCGGATCTACGAGGCGCTGTCGGCCGGCTTCCGGGACCGGGTCTGCCTCGGACGTCCGGTGCGCAAGGTGTACCGGCAGTCGAACGGCGTTGTCGTCGAGGACCAGGACGGTGTCCGGGAGACGTTCGACGACGTCATCTTCGCCTGCAACGCGAACCAGACGCTGATGATGCTCGACCGCCCGACGATGGTGGAGCGCTACCTCCTGTCGTCCATTCGCTACGAGAGCGAGTTGCACAACCACACGATCGTCCACAGCGACTCCTCGGTTCTTCCCGACAACGAGGTCAGGCCGCTCGAGACGCGGAGCAACCACATCGAGCAGTACGGCGTCCGGCCGGACAACTACGAGATCACCTACATCATGCACAACCAGCAGCCGTGGGCCCACGGGTCGGACAAGCCCTGCCTGGTGACCTACAACCCGATCAGCAAGATCGACGAGAGCAAGATCGTTCACCGGCAGTGGTTCCAGCACGTCGTTCACGACGTGCGTCACATCGCCCTCCTCGTCCCCCTGTTCCAGTTCATTCAGGGCAGGAGACGGGCGTGGCACTGCGGCGCGCACACCCTGGTCAACAGCCAGGAGACCTGCTTCGTCACGGGTCTGGCGGCGGCCAGGCAACTCGGAGCGGACTATCCGTTCGACGATCCAGGCGCCCGGCGGGCCTTCAACCACTATGGGCGGATCCTCCATGGCTGGAGGTTCCGGAAGGCGAGAGCCTGA
- a CDS encoding Rieske 2Fe-2S domain-containing protein, which produces MISKPDRPPLSPNDELPPFPEGWYFVASRDSIQREKLIEKTWMGEEIVAWCDDQGRICVADAFCPHLGSHMGPTVGGVVRDGCLVCPFHGFTFDSTGRCVATPNAPAPSAAKLKVYQTREVLGMVFAWWGYAGRSAHWHLPEDPPAGPKWSELRSCVLRFRGHPQETTENSVDIEHLGYTHGYSDVRSVGPTLVQGAYLKSCFDFKAVRRIVGLVDVVSEASAVTHVHGLGYSFVEFHEKTIGMDSRLWVLATPVDGTVVEVTLVSQLREIRKPGRFFVGFGFLPVSLRHRLMNRIVLREERRFVLQDIVIWERKRYQAPPRLSRADGPVGKYRQYSRQFYPELESHGRPALSVV; this is translated from the coding sequence ATGATCTCGAAGCCGGATCGACCTCCACTGAGTCCGAACGATGAACTGCCGCCCTTCCCCGAGGGCTGGTACTTCGTAGCCAGCCGCGACTCGATTCAGCGAGAGAAGCTGATCGAGAAGACCTGGATGGGGGAGGAGATCGTCGCCTGGTGCGACGATCAGGGCCGGATCTGCGTGGCCGATGCCTTCTGCCCGCATCTGGGGTCACACATGGGACCGACGGTCGGCGGCGTCGTGCGTGACGGTTGTCTCGTCTGTCCGTTCCACGGTTTCACCTTCGACTCGACCGGCCGATGCGTCGCCACTCCGAACGCCCCGGCGCCGAGCGCCGCGAAGCTGAAGGTCTACCAGACCAGAGAGGTCCTGGGCATGGTCTTCGCCTGGTGGGGATACGCGGGCAGGTCGGCGCACTGGCATCTGCCCGAAGACCCGCCCGCTGGGCCGAAGTGGAGCGAACTGCGGTCCTGCGTCCTGCGCTTCCGGGGTCATCCCCAGGAAACAACGGAGAACTCCGTGGACATTGAACATCTGGGCTACACGCACGGCTACAGCGATGTGCGCTCGGTCGGCCCGACGTTGGTCCAGGGCGCCTACCTGAAGAGTTGCTTCGACTTCAAAGCGGTGCGAAGGATCGTGGGCCTCGTGGATGTGGTGTCGGAAGCCTCGGCGGTGACCCATGTCCATGGGCTGGGCTACTCCTTCGTCGAGTTCCACGAGAAGACGATCGGCATGGATTCGAGACTGTGGGTGCTCGCGACGCCCGTTGACGGCACGGTTGTGGAGGTGACCCTGGTCAGCCAGTTGCGGGAGATTCGGAAGCCGGGGCGGTTTTTCGTGGGCTTCGGCTTCTTGCCCGTGAGCCTGCGCCACCGGCTGATGAATCGCATCGTCCTGCGCGAGGAGAGGCGGTTCGTCCTGCAGGACATCGTGATCTGGGAGAGGAAGCGGTACCAAGCTCCGCCCCGGCTAAGCCGGGCCGACGGCCCTGTCGGCAAGTACCGCCAGTACTCCCGGCAGTTCTATCCGGAACTCGAATCCCACGGCAGGCCGGCCCTGAGCGTCGTCTGA
- a CDS encoding protein-disulfide reductase DsbD family protein, protein MLKLGTPISGIAGSSGETAHLEISATQSDPAITVGSRFHLALDITPKPGMHVYAPGAGDGGYRVIGLTLELPSFLRLLPTEYPESEIYYFEPLDERVPVYKVPFRLVQELVVEGDRESSAKLAEIDALTLTGRLDYQACDDKICYDPASVPLTWTLTVSPLDRQRALAAGQ, encoded by the coding sequence ATGCTGAAGCTCGGCACGCCGATCTCCGGCATCGCGGGCTCCAGCGGCGAGACGGCCCATCTCGAGATCAGCGCCACGCAGAGCGATCCCGCCATCACGGTCGGCAGCCGCTTCCACCTGGCGCTCGACATCACGCCCAAGCCCGGCATGCACGTCTACGCGCCGGGGGCCGGCGATGGCGGGTATCGGGTCATCGGCTTGACCCTGGAACTGCCGAGTTTCTTACGCCTTCTCCCGACGGAGTATCCGGAGTCGGAGATCTACTACTTCGAGCCGCTCGACGAGCGGGTGCCCGTCTACAAGGTGCCGTTCCGGCTGGTGCAGGAACTGGTCGTCGAGGGCGACCGCGAGTCCTCGGCGAAACTCGCCGAGATCGACGCGTTGACCCTCACCGGGCGCCTGGACTACCAGGCATGCGACGACAAGATCTGCTACGACCCGGCATCCGTGCCGCTGACCTGGACGCTGACCGTTTCGCCACTCGACCGGCAGCGGGCCCTCGCGGCTGGTCAGTAG